Proteins from a genomic interval of Streptomyces sp. NBC_01445:
- a CDS encoding RNA-guided endonuclease InsQ/TnpB family protein: protein MKLVVRVKLLPTPVQAAALEATLHACNQAATWAAGVAFEENARRPLELRKHTYAEIRVRWGLGAQAAQHAIKKTCDAYTTLKANLRAGRYGRPGSRRHTRASGKPVVFRPQAAQPYDDRMLSWQHEQQTVSIWSTAGRLKSVAFTGQAEQLEVLAAHRKGESDLVCQGGKWFLIATCEIPEGALNTQPVGFLGVDLGIVNIAVTSDGERHCGRRVNRKREQDRKLRSKLQKKQTKSAKRRAKRHAGKEARRAMDINHKISKRIVAEAERTARGIALEDLKGIRERARLRKPQRVKIHSWPFAQLGSFIAYKAKRAGVPVVYVDPAYTSQECSKCHHIERGNRPAQAVFSCRVCGFVDHADRNASRNIARRGWYVWVCGAQSTAPELTLIA from the coding sequence GTGAAGCTGGTGGTGCGGGTGAAGCTGCTGCCGACGCCCGTACAGGCGGCGGCACTTGAGGCGACCCTGCACGCCTGCAATCAAGCGGCGACCTGGGCGGCCGGGGTTGCTTTCGAGGAAAACGCGCGACGTCCGCTGGAGTTGCGCAAGCACACCTATGCCGAGATCCGGGTCAGGTGGGGGCTTGGCGCGCAGGCCGCCCAGCACGCCATCAAGAAGACGTGTGACGCCTACACCACCCTGAAGGCGAACCTCCGGGCGGGACGTTACGGGCGGCCCGGTTCCAGGCGGCACACTCGCGCCTCGGGCAAGCCGGTGGTCTTCCGGCCCCAGGCGGCGCAGCCATACGACGACCGGATGCTGTCCTGGCAGCACGAGCAGCAAACGGTGTCGATCTGGTCCACGGCCGGTCGGCTGAAGAGCGTGGCGTTCACCGGGCAGGCTGAGCAGCTGGAGGTTTTGGCCGCGCACCGCAAGGGTGAGTCCGACCTGGTGTGCCAGGGCGGGAAATGGTTCTTGATCGCCACCTGCGAGATCCCCGAGGGGGCTCTGAACACTCAGCCGGTCGGGTTCCTCGGGGTGGACCTGGGGATCGTGAACATCGCGGTCACTTCCGATGGCGAGCGCCACTGCGGTCGCCGTGTCAATCGCAAGCGGGAGCAGGATCGCAAGCTGCGGTCCAAGCTGCAGAAGAAGCAGACCAAGTCCGCCAAGCGGCGGGCGAAGAGGCATGCTGGCAAGGAAGCCCGGCGCGCCATGGACATCAACCACAAGATTTCGAAGCGGATCGTGGCGGAGGCTGAACGCACCGCTCGCGGGATCGCCCTGGAAGACCTGAAGGGCATCCGCGAGCGGGCACGGCTGAGAAAGCCCCAACGCGTCAAGATCCACTCCTGGCCCTTCGCGCAACTCGGCTCGTTCATCGCCTACAAAGCGAAGCGGGCCGGGGTGCCGGTCGTGTATGTCGATCCGGCGTACACCAGCCAGGAATGCTCGAAGTGTCATCACATCGAACGCGGAAACCGGCCTGCCCAGGCTGTTTTCTCGTGCCGGGTCTGCGGATTCGTTGATCACGCAGACCGCAATGCGTCCCGCAACATCGCCCGCCGCGGGTGGTACGTGTGGGTCTGCGGGGCTCAGTCAACGGCCCCTGAACTCACCCTCATCGCGTGA
- a CDS encoding HAD family hydrolase, which produces MARAALFDVDGTLVDTNHLHVVTWWEALRQAGHDVTMHDVHRAIGLSSDDLLAHLLGEDRDQDQDARLSAAHTALYGTYFDRLPPLKGTQDLLRELAGRGWSVVLATSAGGPELKALRRAIDADDVIVGVASADDVAEGKPAPDPVHRALELAETDASDAVFVGDTVWDMKAAASAGVRAVALLCGGIPRADLEEAGAAAVYDDPADLLGQLATSVLAQMER; this is translated from the coding sequence ATGGCGCGCGCGGCTCTGTTCGACGTCGACGGCACGCTCGTCGACACCAACCACCTGCACGTGGTCACGTGGTGGGAGGCGCTGCGACAGGCCGGACACGACGTCACGATGCATGACGTCCACCGCGCGATCGGCCTCAGCTCCGACGACCTGCTCGCACATCTCCTGGGCGAGGACCGTGACCAGGACCAGGACGCGCGGCTCAGCGCCGCGCACACCGCGTTGTACGGAACGTACTTCGACCGGCTACCGCCGCTCAAAGGAACCCAGGATCTGCTCAGGGAACTGGCCGGCCGGGGGTGGAGCGTCGTCCTCGCCACCTCAGCCGGTGGACCGGAGCTGAAGGCGCTGCGCCGGGCCATCGACGCGGACGACGTGATCGTGGGGGTGGCGAGTGCGGACGATGTGGCCGAGGGCAAGCCGGCCCCCGATCCGGTTCACCGTGCGCTGGAACTGGCAGAGACGGACGCTTCCGATGCGGTGTTCGTCGGGGACACGGTCTGGGACATGAAAGCGGCCGCCTCGGCAGGTGTGCGCGCCGTCGCCCTGCTGTGCGGCGGCATCCCGCGTGCGGACCTCGAAGAAGCGGGGGCCGCGGCCGTGTACGACGATCCCGCGGATCTCTTGGGCCAGCTCGCCACGAGCGTCCTCGCCCAGATGGAACGCTGA
- a CDS encoding DUF6131 family protein has translation MVALGVILLVIGFVTGISILWTIGVILVVIGAILWIMGAVGHSVGGRKHYW, from the coding sequence ATGGTCGCCCTCGGTGTAATTCTTCTGGTCATCGGCTTTGTCACGGGAATCAGCATCCTGTGGACCATCGGCGTCATCCTCGTCGTCATCGGAGCCATCCTCTGGATCATGGGAGCGGTCGGACACTCCGTCGGCGGACGCAAGCATTACTGGTAA
- a CDS encoding VOC family protein, with the protein MGFATMLTVVVDCPQPRQLAEFYAAVLGGDIDDFKGDGSWVDLRPPAGQRMSFQLAPDLKPPDWPAADHDSQQLHLDLAVEDIDAAQQKVIALGARPLDLEDDGGKRDFRVFSDPAGHPFCLIRQS; encoded by the coding sequence ATGGGATTCGCCACCATGCTGACTGTCGTCGTGGACTGTCCGCAGCCACGGCAGCTCGCCGAGTTCTACGCCGCCGTGCTGGGCGGCGATATCGATGACTTCAAGGGAGACGGCAGCTGGGTCGATCTCCGGCCGCCAGCTGGTCAGCGCATGTCCTTCCAGCTCGCGCCGGACCTCAAGCCGCCCGACTGGCCCGCCGCCGATCACGACTCTCAACAACTCCACCTCGACCTCGCCGTCGAGGACATCGACGCGGCACAGCAGAAGGTCATCGCATTGGGCGCGCGTCCCCTCGATCTCGAGGACGACGGCGGAAAACGTGACTTCCGGGTGTTCTCCGATCCCGCCGGACACCCTTTCTGCCTCATCCGGCAGTCCTGA
- a CDS encoding alpha/beta fold hydrolase, which produces MTDPETTASVPDNPVRDLPLHDLTGFTHRWVDAGGVRLHAVEGGQPNGPAVVLLAGFPQTWRAWRKVMPGLADRFHVIAIDLPGQGHSERPDGSYDTHTIAAYVHAAVNALGVSTYWLAAHDIGAWVAFSLALKYQSQLRGVALLDAGIPGITLPDTIPTDPEMAWKTWHFAFHLVPDLPETLLTGREREYVGWFLKVKTLSPDTFDDAEIEQYAAAITADGGLHASLAYYRDAAESARKNHEALEQQHLTVPVLGISSSHGSIPDMAASIRPWAGNTTGVVVPDAGHFIPDEQPDAVTAALSGFIAQGD; this is translated from the coding sequence ATGACTGACCCCGAAACCACCGCCAGCGTCCCCGACAACCCAGTCCGTGACCTGCCACTGCACGACCTGACCGGCTTCACCCACCGCTGGGTCGACGCGGGCGGCGTCCGACTTCACGCAGTTGAAGGCGGTCAGCCGAACGGCCCAGCCGTCGTGCTCCTCGCCGGATTCCCGCAGACCTGGCGGGCATGGCGAAAGGTGATGCCCGGCCTGGCCGACCGATTCCACGTCATCGCGATCGACCTGCCAGGCCAGGGCCACTCCGAACGCCCGGACGGCAGTTACGACACACACACGATCGCCGCATACGTCCACGCCGCGGTGAACGCGCTCGGAGTTTCGACATACTGGCTGGCCGCCCACGACATCGGCGCGTGGGTCGCCTTCTCCCTCGCCTTGAAGTACCAGAGCCAGCTGCGTGGCGTCGCACTACTCGACGCCGGAATCCCGGGCATCACACTCCCCGACACCATCCCGACCGACCCCGAGATGGCGTGGAAAACCTGGCACTTCGCATTCCATCTCGTGCCCGACCTGCCCGAGACACTGCTCACAGGCCGCGAACGCGAATACGTCGGCTGGTTCCTGAAGGTCAAAACCCTCTCCCCCGACACCTTCGACGACGCCGAGATCGAGCAGTACGCCGCGGCCATCACCGCTGACGGCGGACTCCACGCTTCCCTGGCCTACTACCGAGACGCCGCTGAATCGGCGCGAAAGAACCACGAGGCCCTCGAACAACAGCACCTGACGGTGCCGGTGCTCGGGATTTCCAGCAGCCACGGCTCCATCCCCGACATGGCAGCTTCCATCAGGCCATGGGCCGGCAACACCACCGGGGTCGTCGTGCCGGACGCAGGACACTTCATCCCGGACGAACAACCCGACGCCGTCACCGCCGCACTATCCGGCTTCATCGCTCAAGGCGACTGA
- a CDS encoding DUF5709 domain-containing protein has product MSDQNMADDAYQPTGSNEEQADAAPLDLEDAVDERTYDDRLDEGYSPPEKPLGVTRTGTTAAEQHDGETLEERLRQEVPDAHEPEGDGIGDLPNGEGEPVDREAGADRAGRLVAPDEGAHASTTNEAVATDQGVDGGAAGAEEAAVHVVPDQQLPSAPDDRT; this is encoded by the coding sequence ATGAGCGACCAAAACATGGCTGACGACGCCTACCAACCGACTGGAAGCAATGAGGAGCAGGCAGACGCGGCACCACTGGATCTCGAAGATGCCGTGGACGAGCGCACCTACGACGACAGGCTCGACGAGGGGTATTCGCCTCCGGAGAAGCCACTGGGTGTCACACGGACCGGCACCACGGCCGCTGAGCAGCACGACGGCGAGACGCTCGAGGAGCGGTTGCGGCAGGAGGTGCCCGACGCGCACGAGCCAGAAGGGGACGGCATCGGGGACCTGCCCAATGGCGAAGGCGAACCCGTGGATCGGGAGGCCGGCGCGGACCGGGCGGGCCGGCTCGTGGCCCCGGACGAAGGTGCCCACGCCTCCACCACCAACGAAGCCGTCGCCACGGACCAAGGCGTCGACGGCGGGGCCGCCGGCGCCGAGGAAGCCGCGGTCCACGTCGTCCCGGATCAGCAACTGCCCTCTGCACCCGACGACAGGACCTGA
- a CDS encoding MFS transporter, translating into MIDDIAPGVRAQAVPSADGRRARAGFWLVAAVYALVMLGGTPPIPLYALWASQMGFGPFTTTLVFAVYALGTALALKSFASPSERAGHRPILDAAVLTAATSTALFLLAHDVATLLAARFLCGLGTGVFTGTATAASTADPSRSAICARVGPGTKGGARLSPVLPT; encoded by the coding sequence GTGATCGACGACATCGCGCCAGGCGTCCGCGCACAGGCTGTTCCGTCCGCCGACGGGCGCCGGGCGCGCGCCGGGTTCTGGCTCGTAGCCGCGGTGTACGCCCTGGTCATGCTGGGTGGGACGCCGCCGATTCCGCTGTATGCGCTCTGGGCGTCGCAGATGGGCTTCGGGCCCTTCACCACGACACTGGTCTTCGCCGTCTACGCCTTGGGGACGGCGCTCGCACTGAAGTCGTTCGCGTCACCGTCCGAGCGTGCGGGCCACCGCCCCATCCTGGATGCCGCTGTGCTCACCGCGGCCACGAGCACAGCGCTGTTCCTCCTGGCCCACGATGTCGCAACCCTGCTGGCGGCACGGTTCCTGTGCGGCCTGGGTACCGGTGTCTTCACCGGCACGGCGACCGCGGCGTCCACTGCGGACCCGAGTAGGTCTGCGATTTGTGCACGTGTGGGACCCGGCACCAAGGGTGGAGCACGCCTCTCGCCGGTGCTGCCGACGTAG
- a CDS encoding plasmid stabilization protein: protein MPRGSSAKRERQYEHVKESAEDRGESKGRAKEIAARTVNKERARSGESKSASKTSTHDKKSASQRGGERSHSGAQGPTRDQLYEEAKKRHIDGRSSMNKQELRKALGR, encoded by the coding sequence ATGCCCCGAGGTTCTAGCGCCAAGCGGGAACGCCAGTACGAGCACGTCAAGGAGAGCGCCGAAGACCGCGGAGAGTCGAAGGGGCGGGCGAAGGAGATCGCCGCCCGGACGGTCAACAAGGAACGCGCGCGGTCGGGGGAGTCGAAGTCGGCCAGCAAAACCTCCACACACGACAAGAAGTCAGCCTCGCAGCGTGGAGGCGAACGCTCGCACAGCGGTGCGCAGGGACCGACGAGGGATCAGCTCTACGAGGAGGCGAAGAAGCGTCACATCGACGGGCGCTCGTCGATGAACAAGCAGGAGTTGCGAAAGGCTCTCGGCCGCTGA
- a CDS encoding alpha/beta fold hydrolase: MDFGSPGRPLVALHGHMSKVLSYAEFAARLAPEWRVIAGNAGARANHSSVADWATLTANDDESPILALRVMRRP, encoded by the coding sequence GTGGACTTCGGCAGCCCCGGCCGCCCGCTGGTCGCCCTGCACGGGCACATGTCCAAGGTCCTGTCGTACGCCGAGTTCGCCGCCCGTCTCGCCCCGGAGTGGCGGGTCATAGCCGGCAACGCGGGCGCGCGGGCAAATCATTCTTCCGTTGCGGACTGGGCCACGCTCACTGCGAACGATGACGAGAGCCCGATTTTGGCCCTACGGGTGATGCGGCGGCCATGA
- a CDS encoding TetR/AcrR family transcriptional regulator, which yields MSGRKQFDISAALDQAMQVFWQRGYADASLDALGSATGLGRGSLYGAFGNKDALFGKCLDRYASIYGAQYEQALAAHPGDPVRAVEAFFDVILGRIADPSVPVGCLIAQSATQSLTLKEENSAQVRGLLDLQRQRIRGALAESSADSQTLDELATFVVAVNQSLAVLSRVGASDAELRSVTRLACTTVADTLARAVSEGVTQS from the coding sequence GTGTCAGGCCGAAAGCAGTTCGATATCAGCGCGGCTCTGGACCAGGCCATGCAGGTGTTCTGGCAGCGCGGGTACGCCGACGCCTCACTCGATGCCCTCGGTTCGGCCACCGGCCTCGGCCGCGGCTCCCTCTACGGCGCCTTCGGCAACAAGGACGCCCTGTTCGGCAAGTGCCTCGACCGCTACGCGTCGATCTACGGCGCGCAGTATGAGCAGGCGCTCGCCGCGCACCCCGGTGATCCGGTGCGCGCGGTCGAGGCATTCTTCGACGTCATCCTGGGCCGTATCGCCGACCCGTCGGTCCCCGTGGGATGCCTCATCGCCCAGTCCGCCACGCAGTCACTGACGCTGAAGGAGGAGAACAGCGCGCAGGTGCGTGGCCTGCTCGACCTGCAGCGCCAACGGATACGCGGGGCACTGGCGGAGTCCTCGGCCGACAGCCAAACGCTCGACGAGCTCGCCACATTTGTCGTCGCTGTCAACCAATCGCTGGCCGTACTGAGCCGCGTCGGCGCCTCCGACGCCGAGCTGCGCTCCGTGACCCGGCTCGCATGCACCACGGTGGCGGACACCCTCGCCCGGGCAGTTTCCGAGGGCGTCACCCAAAGCTGA
- a CDS encoding LLM class F420-dependent oxidoreductase, producing MVRFGYTMMTEQAGPRTLVDNVVAAERAGFDFSVTSDHYSPWLASQGHAPYAWSVLGAAAQATTRIPLMTFVTCPTIRYHPAVVAQKAATMQLLSEGRFRLGLGSGENLNEHVVGGGWRSADVRLDMLEEAVEVIRALFAGGELNHQGTHFDVVNAKLWDLPGQAPPVGIAVSGERSCSLAGRLADLVIATEPKAELLDAFDRHGGAGKPRIGQLPVSYDTDRHAAVLRAHDQFRWALGGWPVNAELPGPSGFEAATTYVTPDDVAEMIPCGDDVGAFADAVRPYIEAGFTEIALVQVGGDRQRPFIDWAETRLLPALRRL from the coding sequence ATGGTGCGATTCGGCTACACGATGATGACGGAGCAGGCTGGTCCGAGGACCCTGGTGGACAATGTCGTCGCGGCGGAGCGGGCAGGGTTCGACTTCTCCGTGACGTCGGACCACTACTCCCCCTGGCTCGCCTCGCAGGGGCACGCACCTTACGCCTGGAGTGTGCTCGGTGCCGCGGCCCAGGCCACCACACGCATTCCGCTCATGACGTTCGTGACCTGTCCGACGATTCGCTACCACCCGGCTGTGGTGGCCCAGAAGGCGGCCACGATGCAGTTGCTCTCCGAGGGCCGATTCCGTCTAGGTCTCGGGTCGGGTGAGAACCTCAACGAGCATGTGGTGGGCGGGGGTTGGCGCTCGGCCGATGTCCGCCTCGACATGCTGGAGGAGGCGGTGGAGGTCATCCGCGCTCTCTTCGCCGGCGGTGAGCTGAACCATCAGGGCACTCATTTCGACGTGGTGAACGCGAAGCTGTGGGACCTGCCGGGCCAAGCCCCTCCGGTCGGGATCGCGGTCTCCGGGGAACGCTCCTGTTCACTTGCCGGCCGGCTCGCCGACCTGGTCATCGCCACCGAGCCGAAGGCCGAACTGCTGGATGCCTTTGACCGGCACGGAGGGGCGGGCAAGCCGCGGATCGGTCAGCTTCCGGTCTCCTACGACACCGACCGGCACGCAGCGGTGCTCCGTGCTCACGACCAGTTCCGCTGGGCTCTGGGCGGCTGGCCGGTCAATGCCGAGTTGCCGGGCCCTTCCGGCTTCGAAGCCGCGACGACCTACGTCACGCCTGACGACGTCGCTGAAATGATCCCCTGCGGGGACGACGTCGGAGCCTTCGCTGACGCTGTCCGGCCTTACATCGAGGCGGGATTCACCGAGATCGCACTCGTCCAGGTGGGGGGTGACCGGCAGCGCCCCTTCATCGACTGGGCGGAGACGCGTCTACTGCCCGCACTGCGAAGGCTTTGA
- a CDS encoding SpoIIE family protein phosphatase — MRVPAVPASAAGPGKELLDAVLAEVMRDTGASVGLVFLLPPGERVLRLVLASGMSRKIAAPWARVPVNAAIPVADAVRQRRLVWLGSQEEIARRYPRVGIVLPYDFRVAAAPITDGTTAWGGIVLLWPVGHPAQLSAAEQETITACCRRAAPLLQQAAESGRPLEFADEPRLLPAPHSREADLAQAVAALNCTERLPVGCCALDLDGRLTYINPAGAELVGSGAASLLGKRPWEVLPWLHDPVFEDRYREAAVSRQPTSFTARRPPDIRLSFQLYPHDSGISVHITPTAGNPTATAAKAAATSPAGLVGATGLYHLTHLATALAEAVSVQDVVELAADQIVPAFGPKALALLTVDDGRLRITGYRGYSPELMDRFDASPLTSDTPAAHVITTGAASFFATFADLRRAYPPAVLQDEMAAWAFLPLIVSGRPVGSLVLAYDQPRPFPPAERAMLTSVNGLIAQALDRARLYDANHTLAHTLQTGLLPHTLPRLPGFDVAARYRPAGYGMDIGGDFYDLIVSTPTTAAAVIGDVQGHNTTAAALMGQVRTAVHAYAATAGASPGVVLACTNRLLVDLDPGLFASCLIAHLDHTHHRALLATAGHPPALLRHPDRHTDILRVPPGLLLGIDLDANYPTTEIPLPPGSVLALYTDGLVETPGIDIDDATNTLAGHLAAAEHENLDALADALLHHAEQSAPRYDDIALLLIRPHDGP, encoded by the coding sequence ATGCGGGTCCCTGCTGTCCCTGCAAGTGCTGCCGGCCCCGGAAAGGAGCTGCTGGATGCGGTCCTGGCCGAGGTCATGCGGGATACCGGCGCATCGGTGGGACTGGTGTTTCTGCTGCCGCCGGGGGAGCGGGTGCTGCGGCTGGTGCTCGCTTCCGGGATGTCCCGGAAGATCGCCGCTCCCTGGGCCCGTGTTCCCGTCAATGCGGCGATCCCGGTGGCGGACGCCGTGCGCCAGCGGCGCCTGGTCTGGCTGGGCAGCCAGGAGGAGATCGCCCGCCGCTACCCCCGGGTCGGCATCGTCCTGCCATACGACTTCAGGGTCGCCGCAGCCCCGATCACCGACGGCACCACCGCGTGGGGCGGCATCGTGCTGCTGTGGCCCGTCGGGCACCCGGCGCAGCTCAGTGCGGCCGAGCAGGAGACGATCACCGCCTGCTGCCGGCGCGCGGCACCGCTCTTGCAACAGGCTGCCGAGAGCGGCCGTCCGCTGGAGTTCGCCGACGAACCCCGCCTGCTGCCTGCGCCGCACTCCCGCGAGGCCGACTTGGCCCAGGCCGTGGCCGCCCTGAACTGTACCGAGCGGTTGCCCGTGGGCTGCTGCGCACTCGACCTGGACGGCCGACTCACCTACATCAACCCCGCCGGCGCCGAACTGGTCGGTTCCGGTGCCGCCTCCCTGCTGGGCAAACGCCCATGGGAGGTACTTCCGTGGCTGCACGACCCGGTGTTCGAAGACCGCTACCGAGAGGCGGCGGTCTCCCGGCAGCCCACCTCCTTCACCGCCAGGCGCCCACCCGACATCCGGCTGTCCTTCCAGCTCTACCCGCACGACAGCGGCATCAGCGTCCACATCACCCCCACCGCCGGGAATCCGACCGCCACGGCGGCCAAGGCCGCGGCCACTTCACCCGCCGGGCTCGTCGGCGCGACTGGGCTATACCACCTGACCCACCTTGCCACCGCCCTTGCCGAGGCCGTCAGCGTGCAGGACGTGGTCGAACTTGCCGCCGACCAGATCGTGCCGGCCTTCGGCCCGAAGGCGCTGGCTCTTCTCACGGTGGACGACGGACGGCTGCGCATCACCGGCTACCGCGGCTACAGCCCGGAACTGATGGACCGCTTCGACGCGTCCCCCCTGACCTCTGACACCCCCGCCGCACATGTCATCACCACAGGTGCCGCCAGCTTCTTCGCCACCTTCGCCGACCTCAGGAGGGCCTACCCCCCTGCCGTTCTCCAGGACGAGATGGCAGCCTGGGCCTTCCTCCCCCTGATCGTGTCAGGACGCCCGGTCGGCTCCCTGGTCCTCGCCTACGACCAGCCTCGCCCCTTCCCGCCCGCCGAGCGGGCCATGCTCACGTCAGTGAACGGCCTGATCGCCCAGGCCCTGGACCGCGCCCGCCTCTACGACGCCAACCACACCCTCGCCCACACCCTGCAGACCGGACTGCTGCCCCACACACTGCCGCGCCTCCCCGGCTTTGATGTCGCCGCCCGCTACCGGCCAGCCGGGTACGGCATGGACATCGGCGGCGACTTCTACGACCTCATCGTCTCCACACCCACTACGGCCGCCGCGGTGATCGGCGACGTGCAAGGCCACAACACCACCGCCGCCGCCCTCATGGGGCAGGTCCGCACCGCCGTCCACGCTTACGCCGCCACCGCCGGCGCCTCCCCCGGCGTGGTCCTCGCCTGCACCAACCGCCTCCTGGTCGACCTCGACCCCGGCCTGTTCGCCAGCTGCCTCATCGCTCACCTCGACCACACCCACCACCGTGCCCTTCTCGCCACGGCCGGACACCCCCCTGCCCTGCTCCGTCACCCCGACCGGCACACCGACATCCTCCGCGTGCCGCCAGGGCTGCTGCTGGGCATCGACCTGGACGCCAACTACCCCACCACCGAGATCCCCCTCCCTCCCGGCAGCGTCCTCGCCCTGTACACCGACGGACTCGTCGAAACCCCCGGCATCGACATCGACGACGCCACCAACACGCTCGCCGGCCACCTGGCAGCAGCGGAACACGAGAACCTCGACGCCCTCGCCGATGCCCTCCTCCACCACGCCGAACAATCCGCGCCCCGCTATGACGACATCGCCCTGCTTCTCATCCGCCCGCACGACGGACCATGA
- a CDS encoding alpha/beta hydrolase — protein sequence MLERDFTVGGIPGVLWSPASNAADRAPLILMAHGGGNHKKHPAMSGRAQRLVTGCGFHVAVIDAPGHGDRARTAHDVAEIAELFRARAAGEPKGPIVVRYNDHLGELAVPEYQATLDDLQELPEISTDGLVGFWGINMGTAIGVPFVAIEPRITAAVFGQHWPDVLAEKAKQITIPVEFDMQWHDEHISREEGLALFDAFASKEKSLHVNSGKHKELPRFEADSAVRFFARHLGGAVTASV from the coding sequence ATGCTCGAACGCGACTTCACCGTGGGCGGCATCCCTGGCGTCCTCTGGTCGCCGGCCTCCAATGCGGCCGATCGCGCGCCCCTGATCCTGATGGCCCACGGCGGCGGCAACCACAAGAAGCACCCGGCGATGTCCGGCCGCGCCCAGCGCCTCGTGACCGGCTGCGGCTTCCACGTCGCCGTCATCGACGCGCCCGGTCACGGCGACCGGGCGCGTACGGCGCACGACGTGGCGGAAATCGCCGAGCTGTTCCGGGCGAGGGCGGCGGGCGAGCCGAAAGGTCCGATCGTGGTGCGCTACAACGACCACTTGGGGGAGCTCGCTGTGCCCGAGTACCAGGCGACACTGGATGACCTCCAGGAACTTCCGGAGATCAGCACCGACGGGCTGGTCGGCTTCTGGGGCATCAACATGGGCACCGCGATCGGCGTACCGTTCGTGGCGATCGAACCCAGGATCACCGCCGCGGTCTTCGGTCAGCACTGGCCCGATGTCCTGGCCGAGAAGGCGAAGCAGATCACCATTCCGGTCGAGTTCGACATGCAGTGGCATGACGAGCACATCTCGCGCGAGGAGGGTCTCGCGCTGTTCGACGCCTTCGCCTCGAAGGAGAAGTCGTTGCACGTGAACTCGGGCAAGCACAAGGAGCTGCCTCGGTTCGAGGCCGACAGCGCGGTCCGGTTCTTCGCCAGGCACCTCGGTGGAGCGGTCACCGCGTCGGTCTGA
- a CDS encoding glutathione-independent formaldehyde dehydrogenase, translated as MKAAVYEGPRTIAVKDVPDAKIEHPGDILVRITSTNICGSDLHMYEGRTSFETGRTLGHENLGQVVEVGSAVTKVKVGDYVCLPFNIACGFCKQCEQGLTNYCLTMQPEPALAGAAFGFADMGPYQGGQAEFLRVPYGDFNALRLGEDAAERQLDYVMLADIFPTGYHATEMAGVKPGDQTVVFGAGPVGLMAAYSAILRGAGRVWVADHHPDRLRLAEEIGAIPINTADQDPSEVVKEATLGLGADNGCECVGYQAHDPQGHEDAALAMNGLIDAVRFTGALGVVGVFLPEDPGGAEAQGELEAKGKVPIDFGMMWFKGQKVGTGQAPVKRYNRALRDLIAGGKAEPGFLVSHELHLDEAAAAYEHFDARDDGWTKVVLHPNGTG; from the coding sequence ATGAAGGCAGCGGTGTACGAAGGACCCCGCACAATTGCGGTGAAGGACGTACCGGACGCGAAGATCGAGCATCCCGGCGACATCCTCGTGAGGATCACGAGCACCAACATCTGCGGCTCCGACCTGCACATGTACGAAGGCCGCACGTCGTTCGAGACCGGCCGCACGCTGGGCCACGAGAACCTGGGTCAGGTCGTCGAGGTCGGCTCCGCCGTCACCAAGGTCAAGGTCGGCGACTACGTGTGCCTGCCGTTCAACATCGCGTGCGGTTTCTGCAAGCAGTGCGAGCAGGGCCTGACCAACTACTGCCTGACCATGCAACCGGAACCGGCCCTTGCCGGAGCCGCCTTCGGATTCGCCGACATGGGCCCGTACCAGGGCGGCCAGGCCGAGTTTCTGCGTGTCCCGTACGGCGACTTCAACGCCCTGCGGCTGGGTGAGGACGCCGCAGAGCGCCAGTTGGACTACGTGATGCTGGCCGACATCTTCCCCACCGGCTATCACGCCACCGAGATGGCAGGCGTCAAGCCCGGCGACCAGACCGTCGTCTTCGGCGCCGGTCCGGTAGGACTGATGGCGGCATACTCCGCGATACTCAGGGGCGCCGGCCGGGTGTGGGTGGCTGATCACCACCCGGACCGGCTGCGGCTCGCAGAGGAGATCGGCGCGATCCCGATCAATACAGCAGACCAGGACCCGTCCGAGGTCGTCAAGGAAGCGACGCTGGGGCTGGGCGCCGACAACGGCTGCGAGTGCGTCGGCTACCAGGCGCACGATCCGCAGGGGCACGAGGACGCCGCGCTGGCGATGAACGGGCTGATCGACGCGGTCCGGTTCACCGGCGCTCTCGGTGTCGTGGGCGTCTTCCTCCCCGAGGATCCGGGCGGGGCCGAAGCGCAGGGAGAGCTCGAGGCCAAGGGCAAGGTGCCGATCGATTTCGGCATGATGTGGTTCAAGGGCCAGAAGGTCGGCACGGGGCAGGCACCGGTGAAGCGGTATAACCGGGCGCTGCGCGACCTCATCGCGGGCGGCAAGGCGGAGCCGGGGTTCCTGGTCTCGCACGAGCTGCACCTCGATGAGGCCGCTGCGGCGTACGAGCACTTCGACGCCCGCGACGACGGCTGGACGAAGGTCGTACTGCACCCGAACGGTACCGGCTGA